Part of the Mycolicibacterium mengxianglii genome is shown below.
CCTCGTCGCCCACCGCATGGCCCTGGGTGTCGTTGAGACTCTTGAAGTCGTCCAGGTCGATCAGCGCGACGACCAGATGTACGTCCCGTCCACCCGGGTGCTGCATCACCAACTCGTGGGCCGATTGGTAGAACGCTCCCCGGTTCAGCAGCCCGGTGAGAGGGTCGTGACCCGAGCTGCGCAGATCGCTTCTGAGCGCGTGCGCCAATGTATAGATGCCGAACGGCACCCCGAGGTTGAGGGCCAGGACTATGACGAAGGCCGACGTCGCCAGGGCCAGGTCACCAGTGCTCGCGATCAGTCGGACCATACCCACCGTCGCGCACACCACTGAAGTGCCGAAGATCGCCGCAACCAGGCCCGCGGTGTGGAAGTACGCGACGAACCCGCCGATGATGGCGAACGTCGTGCACCCCATCAAGGTGGCGTACGGGTCAGACTGCGACAAACATGTCGCTGCGATGGCGGCGCAGGCCCCGACCGTGAACAGGACTGATTGCCGACGCGTGGGCCACCGGATCAGCCACAGACTTCCCGACGCGGCGCCGCACAGCGAGGCAAGAACCGAAACGGCGATGGTCAGGGGATGGTCAGGCCCGGTGGGGCTGGCGATCAACACGACCGGCACAGCCATCAGCGATGCGGCGAAGGCGACGGTGACAATCCGCCATTGCGTCTGCAGTCCACGGTCCCTGATGTAGGCGCTGAACCAGTCGAACTGGTCCGCCTGTTGCCACCACCGTCTGGCCGAACCCACCATGCGTATCCCCCGCATCAA
Proteins encoded:
- a CDS encoding GGDEF domain-containing protein: MVGSARRWWQQADQFDWFSAYIRDRGLQTQWRIVTVAFAASLMAVPVVLIASPTGPDHPLTIAVSVLASLCGAASGSLWLIRWPTRRQSVLFTVGACAAIAATCLSQSDPYATLMGCTTFAIIGGFVAYFHTAGLVAAIFGTSVVCATVGMVRLIASTGDLALATSAFVIVLALNLGVPFGIYTLAHALRSDLRSSGHDPLTGLLNRGAFYQSAHELVMQHPGGRDVHLVVALIDLDDFKSLNDTQGHAVGDEALVGVGAALRESCLTTAVIGRIGGEEFVVAELGIAAAPAVMAEKIRKAVADIPFPITASIGTASAPLTGAGTADFDFVDRLVRTADAAMYDAKRAGGDRVSHRSELVLGDQVHQGPGR